CCAAAGGCTGCCGCGAAAAAGATCCATGTCGGAATAACTCGCAGACTGCTTACTCCGACGGCGTCATACGTAGCCCATAAAAAGAGCATGACGGAAGGTGGTAATCCCCAGAGAAAGACCTGCCGCCTGATCTTCTTGAGCAGAATAAGGCCGCGCGATACGCTAATCAGATCTTTCGTGAAGAGCTGCTTTGCTTTGATGTAGAGGATGAACTCAACCACCAGATTGAGAGCCATGAGGCCAAGGGTGCAGCCAATTAATTGCAGGGATAAGGGCTTGTCCGCGCCTGAAACAAACGCGATATAGATGGCTAAGAGCAGATAGAGCGGTAGGGCAACAATCCCCCATTTACTCGTCCGCTTACCCCACGCCTGATGTTTCCCCATCGACTCTCGGATGTGCCGATCGTCAACGAGCGGCTCGTTGCTTAGCTTGCGGTTCAGGACGGCCCACTGTGCGCGCATTTCGTCCCATTCGTGCGCGGTGGTGGTTTCGTTATGTTTCGTTTCCATAGTTATTCCGGGTGATTATTGATCGTTAGACATGCGTTTGAGTTGTTCCTTGATGCGATAGAGTCGCACGGAGACGTTCTTGGTGCTGATACCGACCACTTGCCCGATCTCGTCGTAGCTCATGTTCTCGAGCCAGAGGAGCACGATGGCACGGTCGAAGGGTTGCAGGCGACTGATGCGGTCATGCAGTTGATTGACCTGGCGCGAGTCCTCGTCGCGATCTTCAAAGAGGTTGATGTCCATCGACAGCGGCAGGGCCGAGGGTCGCGACTTCTTCTTTCGG
The sequence above is drawn from the Tannerella serpentiformis genome and encodes:
- a CDS encoding RNA polymerase sigma factor, with translation MKVSEQAFTKLVHEHKRTIYSVCYMFSADEDEVADLFQEVLIRMWKGLATFEERSQMRTWIYRLSLNVCISYDRKKKSRPSALPLSMDINLFEDRDEDSRQVNQLHDRISRLQPFDRAIVLLWLENMSYDEIGQVVGISTKNVSVRLYRIKEQLKRMSNDQ